Proteins encoded by one window of Lathyrus oleraceus cultivar Zhongwan6 chromosome 1, CAAS_Psat_ZW6_1.0, whole genome shotgun sequence:
- the LOC127120349 gene encoding uncharacterized protein LOC127120349, whose protein sequence is MGVVQKFFIASLFMWSVPLAILYAFNHNLLPGISNLSPYSMTLVSGFLAVISVNIVIAFYIYLAMREPADKHEPDPKFLAEAKASINQSTGDAQQSSQPLKKQQ, encoded by the exons ATGGGAGTAGTTCAAAAGTTTTTCATTGCATCACTGTTCATGTGGTCAGTCCCTCTTGCAATATTATATGCTTTCAACCATAATCTACTTCCTG GAATTTCCAATTTGTCCCCTTACTCTATGACACTAGTGAGCGGATTTCTTGCCGTCATATCTGTTAACATAGTCATTGCATTTTACATATATTTGGCAATGAGAGAACCCGCAGATAAACATGAGCCTGATCCTAAATTTCTTGCTGAGGCCAAAGCTAGTATAAACCAGTCTACAGGAGATGCTCAACAATCTTCCCAGCCTCTCAAGAAACAACAGTAG